One window of the Runella slithyformis DSM 19594 genome contains the following:
- a CDS encoding alpha/beta hydrolase produces MLEFFTAERLLWIGAIYVVLCIIAYLIQGKFIFKPEKLPQDFEYKYDDLFEELFFDPEPNVRINALRFYQEEASRGLLIYFHGNTRSIKGWSKYARDFTQHGYDVLMVDYRGFGKSIGKQTEDGIKNDAQYIYNKMRSKYGYVEEKIIIYGRSLGSGFATKLASVNHPKMLILDAPYYSFTRLTTRFLPFLPVSYILKFSIRTDVWIKYVKCPIYIIHGTKDVLIPFRSSVRLANLVPQSSRLIPIYGGGHNNLPDFPEYHRHLADILNDRFDLIFDKYEKRLE; encoded by the coding sequence ATGCTTGAGTTTTTTACCGCCGAACGCCTGCTATGGATCGGGGCGATCTATGTCGTTCTGTGTATCATTGCGTATTTGATTCAGGGGAAGTTTATCTTCAAACCCGAGAAACTTCCGCAGGATTTTGAATATAAATACGATGATCTGTTTGAGGAACTTTTTTTTGACCCCGAACCCAACGTTCGCATCAACGCCCTGCGTTTTTATCAGGAAGAAGCCTCGCGTGGGTTGTTGATTTACTTTCACGGCAATACGCGCAGCATCAAGGGCTGGTCCAAATATGCCCGGGATTTTACGCAGCACGGCTACGATGTGCTGATGGTCGATTACCGTGGTTTTGGCAAAAGTATAGGTAAGCAAACCGAAGACGGCATCAAAAACGACGCTCAGTACATCTACAATAAAATGCGCTCCAAATACGGCTATGTTGAAGAAAAGATCATCATATACGGTCGTTCGTTAGGCTCGGGATTTGCGACTAAACTGGCCTCGGTCAACCACCCTAAAATGCTGATTCTGGATGCGCCCTATTACAGTTTTACGCGTTTGACCACGCGTTTCCTGCCGTTTTTGCCCGTTTCTTACATCCTCAAATTTTCCATTCGTACCGATGTTTGGATTAAATACGTCAAGTGCCCCATTTACATTATTCACGGGACCAAAGACGTGCTGATTCCTTTTCGGTCGAGCGTCCGCCTCGCCAATCTGGTGCCGCAATCGTCGCGCCTGATTCCTATCTACGGCGGCGGTCACAACAACCTGCCCGATTTTCCCGAATACCATCGCCACTTAGCCGACATCCTCAACGACCGCTTTGATCTGATCTTTGATAAGTATGAAAAGCGGTTGGAGTGA
- a CDS encoding glycosyltransferase family 9 protein produces the protein MPLKVLVIRFSSIGDIILTTPVVRCLKTQRPDVEVHYLTKASYKYLLANNPYIDRLHLLEGSIWSVAKRLRKEKFDIIIDLHLNLRTLQIKAILGVQTFSFNKLNWEKWLYVNWKINALPNVHIVDRYMNTLQPLGVINDDRGLDYFIPYRDIIEPDWLPESHQKGYVAYAIGGQHETKKLPLNRMIELCEKINFPIVLLGGKEDAANGDMIEKAIGKNVIYNACGKCNFNQSASLVQQSKLVFSHDTGLMHVAAAFKKKIYSIWGNTVPELGMYPYQTQFVMLENRQLSCRPCSKIGHKRCPKGHFKCMNELSFAFEIKELKRQSWQ, from the coding sequence ATGCCCCTGAAAGTATTGGTCATTCGTTTTTCTTCCATTGGTGACATTATTTTGACCACCCCGGTGGTACGTTGTCTCAAAACCCAACGGCCCGATGTAGAAGTGCATTATCTGACCAAAGCTTCCTACAAATACCTCCTCGCCAATAACCCTTATATCGACCGTTTACATCTGCTGGAGGGGAGTATTTGGAGTGTTGCCAAACGCCTTCGAAAGGAGAAATTTGATATTATCATTGATTTACACTTAAACCTCCGTACCCTTCAAATCAAGGCTATCCTTGGCGTGCAAACCTTCAGTTTCAATAAGTTGAATTGGGAAAAGTGGCTCTATGTCAACTGGAAAATAAACGCGCTGCCCAACGTGCATATCGTAGACCGCTACATGAATACACTACAGCCCCTGGGCGTCATCAACGACGATCGGGGATTAGACTATTTTATTCCTTACCGCGACATCATTGAGCCGGATTGGCTACCTGAAAGCCATCAAAAAGGGTACGTAGCCTACGCCATCGGTGGGCAGCACGAAACCAAAAAACTGCCGCTCAATCGCATGATCGAACTGTGCGAAAAAATCAACTTTCCCATTGTTTTGTTAGGCGGAAAAGAAGATGCCGCCAACGGTGATATGATCGAGAAAGCCATTGGAAAAAATGTCATTTATAATGCCTGCGGCAAATGTAATTTCAACCAATCGGCCTCCTTAGTTCAGCAATCTAAATTGGTATTCAGCCACGATACCGGTCTGATGCACGTGGCCGCCGCTTTCAAAAAGAAGATCTATTCCATCTGGGGAAATACCGTTCCGGAGTTGGGTATGTATCCCTATCAAACCCAATTTGTGATGCTTGAAAATCGCCAACTCAGCTGCCGTCCCTGCTCTAAAATCGGGCATAAACGCTGCCCCAAAGGCCATTTTAAGTGCATGAATGAACTGTCGTTTGCCTTTGAGATCAAAGAGTTGAAACGGCAGAGCTGGCAGTAG
- a CDS encoding DUF2683 family protein — translation MKQVTLNIPENKFAFFMQLVRSLNFIQVVDSEPKDKYDSEFVDRIQKSRQEYSEGHFISVEKEDIKGFLGIE, via the coding sequence ATGAAACAGGTAACACTCAATATTCCCGAAAATAAATTTGCTTTTTTTATGCAGTTGGTTCGTTCGCTGAACTTTATACAAGTAGTTGATAGTGAACCAAAAGATAAATATGATTCTGAATTTGTCGACCGAATTCAAAAGAGCCGGCAAGAGTATAGCGAAGGCCATTTTATAAGCGTTGAAAAAGAGGACATTAAAGGCTTTTTAGGGATAGAATGA
- a CDS encoding xylulokinase: MKYLLGYDVGSSSVKVALLDIETGKALATGTSPDQEMGMIAHEPGWAEQHPDSWWQEAVNATHKLKAKYPFDPALVAGIGISYQMHGLVVVDKDLRPLRPSIIWCDSRAVEIGNHAMDDLGAEYSLHHLLNSPGNFTASKLKWVKDKEPQIFEQIRYFMLPGDYLALRMSGTPQTTVSGLSEGIFWDFAEQKVSQKLLDLYGFDSALIPQIVDTFSPQSQLSASAAAELGLKAGIPIAYRAGDQPNNAFSLNVLNPGEVATTAGTSGVVYGINAQATSDPLSRVNTFAHVNSTPEEQRNGVLLCVNGTGILNSWVRRFAGGLSYDEMNRQAAHTPIGAEGLTFLPFGNGAERVLENRLLGGQLQGINFNRHTPAHVFRAAQEGIVFALQYGLQVMKEMGVQTHTVRAGHANLFLSPLFREAFANTTGATIELYDTDGAQGAARAAGIGTGVFDTKSAFNGLTQIATVEPLADLQEKYANTYAVWEDALKKI; the protein is encoded by the coding sequence GTGAAATACCTTTTAGGCTACGACGTAGGCAGCTCGTCCGTAAAAGTTGCTTTGTTGGATATAGAAACGGGCAAAGCCCTCGCCACGGGTACCTCGCCCGATCAGGAAATGGGAATGATTGCCCACGAACCGGGCTGGGCCGAACAGCACCCCGACAGTTGGTGGCAGGAAGCCGTCAACGCCACGCATAAGTTAAAAGCCAAGTACCCGTTTGATCCCGCGCTGGTGGCCGGTATCGGTATTTCGTACCAAATGCACGGATTGGTGGTGGTCGACAAAGACCTGCGCCCGCTGCGCCCTTCCATCATCTGGTGCGATAGCCGCGCCGTGGAGATCGGCAACCACGCCATGGACGATCTCGGTGCAGAATACAGCCTGCATCATCTGCTTAACTCTCCGGGCAATTTTACGGCGTCAAAACTCAAATGGGTCAAAGACAAAGAACCGCAGATTTTTGAGCAGATTCGGTATTTCATGTTGCCCGGCGATTACCTCGCCCTGCGCATGTCGGGTACCCCTCAAACCACCGTTTCGGGACTTTCGGAAGGGATTTTCTGGGATTTTGCGGAACAGAAAGTCTCGCAGAAGCTCCTTGATTTATACGGTTTTGATTCGGCCCTGATACCGCAAATCGTGGATACGTTTTCTCCCCAAAGTCAGCTTTCGGCTTCGGCGGCGGCTGAATTGGGCCTCAAAGCGGGAATCCCCATTGCCTACCGCGCCGGCGACCAGCCCAACAATGCCTTCTCGCTCAATGTACTGAATCCGGGCGAAGTAGCCACTACGGCGGGCACCTCGGGCGTAGTATATGGTATCAACGCACAGGCCACTTCAGATCCGCTCTCTCGGGTGAATACCTTCGCGCACGTCAACAGCACCCCGGAAGAACAGCGCAACGGCGTGTTGCTGTGCGTCAACGGAACGGGAATTCTCAACAGTTGGGTGCGTCGTTTTGCAGGCGGCCTTTCATACGATGAAATGAACCGACAGGCCGCACATACGCCCATCGGTGCCGAAGGACTCACATTTCTGCCCTTTGGCAACGGAGCCGAGCGCGTGCTCGAAAACCGGTTATTGGGCGGTCAGTTGCAAGGCATCAACTTCAATAGGCACACGCCGGCGCACGTGTTCAGAGCGGCGCAGGAGGGTATTGTGTTTGCGCTTCAGTACGGTTTGCAGGTGATGAAAGAAATGGGCGTACAAACCCACACCGTACGGGCCGGCCACGCCAATTTATTCCTGAGTCCACTCTTCCGCGAAGCTTTTGCCAACACCACCGGCGCTACCATCGAGCTGTACGATACCGACGGCGCGCAGGGAGCTGCACGGGCGGCGGGTATTGGTACCGGGGTTTTTGATACCAAATCAGCCTTCAACGGCTTGACGCAGATCGCCACGGTGGAGCCTTTGGCCGATTTGCAGGAAAAATACGCCAACACTTACGCCGTTTGGGAAGATGCGTTGAAAAAAATATAG
- a CDS encoding Txe/YoeB family addiction module toxin: MSYRLDFTKQAQNDIDFHKKSGNKAVLKKLLTLLEELSEHPFTGTGKPEALKYDLAELWSRRINHEHRLIYEVAGDTIVIILAARGHYQ; the protein is encoded by the coding sequence ATGAGTTACCGCCTTGATTTTACCAAGCAAGCCCAAAACGATATTGACTTTCATAAAAAGTCGGGCAACAAAGCGGTTCTTAAAAAATTACTTACGCTACTGGAAGAACTTTCGGAACACCCATTTACCGGGACAGGCAAGCCCGAAGCCTTAAAATACGATTTGGCCGAGCTGTGGTCTCGGCGTATTAATCATGAGCATCGCCTTATTTACGAAGTGGCAGGCGATACCATTGTCATCATTCTGGCTGCAAGAGGACATTATCAATAA
- a CDS encoding precorrin-2 dehydrogenase/sirohydrochlorin ferrochelatase family protein, which yields MNTLFPVFLKLEQLQVLIVGGGYVGLEKLTAVLANAPQTDVTLVAPEIRAEIHELAQQHPRVTLVTQVYDPAFLEEKDLVIVGTNDKSVNIRVQQDCKAKRLLVNVADTPDLCDFYLSSVVKKGDLKIAISTNGKSPTFAKRFREVLEEILPDSLQETLDNLQQIRNKLKGDFQEKMDKLNEITKVMK from the coding sequence ATGAATACACTCTTTCCCGTTTTTTTGAAACTTGAACAGCTTCAGGTGCTTATTGTGGGCGGCGGCTACGTCGGTTTGGAAAAGCTCACTGCCGTATTGGCCAACGCTCCCCAAACCGACGTAACGCTCGTTGCACCAGAAATACGCGCCGAAATTCACGAATTGGCCCAACAACATCCACGCGTTACGCTGGTCACTCAGGTGTATGACCCTGCTTTTTTGGAAGAGAAAGATCTGGTGATCGTGGGCACCAACGACAAGTCCGTCAATATCCGGGTGCAGCAGGATTGTAAAGCTAAACGCCTGCTCGTAAATGTAGCCGACACACCCGACCTCTGCGATTTTTATTTGAGTTCGGTGGTCAAAAAGGGAGACTTAAAAATTGCCATTTCGACCAATGGCAAATCACCCACGTTTGCGAAACGTTTCCGGGAAGTATTGGAAGAGATTCTGCCGGATTCATTACAGGAAACACTTGACAATCTGCAGCAGATTCGAAATAAACTTAAAGGTGATTTTCAGGAGAAAATGGACAAATTGAACGAAATTACGAAGGTAATGAAGTAA
- a CDS encoding VWA domain-containing protein, whose product MWDWFSVEWFFPAKLRAFSWAHPYFLYGILVVPIAFWLRQAFHAGAFQRLSITFVNHDTPKSLSVWARLLYPLSGFLALSCLLIALARPQSVNILTERDAEVIDIMMALDISESMRDKDLPPSRLMSAKAVAKSFIGGRLQDRIGLVIFAGEAATLCPLTNDYELLYSFLDEVNHRQITIAGTAVGSALAVCINRLRESISKSKVVVLLSDGESTAGNLDPITAAKLAKAFGVRVYTITIGRTAAKRALPASDTLALASQQTAPDEGTLQRIAKITNGKFYRATDNTTLKNIFAQINTLERVKVKNRRYQEVKDFYRVYLDWALAFFLLMMFLKVTFIANVLED is encoded by the coding sequence ATGTGGGATTGGTTTTCCGTCGAATGGTTTTTCCCGGCTAAATTACGGGCTTTTAGTTGGGCACACCCCTATTTTCTATACGGCATATTGGTCGTTCCTATTGCTTTTTGGCTTCGTCAGGCGTTTCATGCCGGCGCTTTTCAACGGTTAAGTATTACCTTTGTCAACCACGATACCCCAAAAAGCCTTTCGGTATGGGCCCGTTTGCTTTATCCGCTTTCAGGTTTTCTGGCGTTAAGCTGTCTGCTTATAGCCCTTGCCCGCCCCCAATCCGTCAATATTCTTACTGAACGTGATGCCGAGGTCATAGATATCATGATGGCACTGGATATTTCCGAATCTATGCGTGACAAAGACCTCCCTCCCAGCCGATTGATGTCGGCCAAAGCCGTTGCTAAATCTTTTATCGGCGGGCGTTTGCAGGACCGCATCGGGCTTGTCATATTTGCCGGAGAAGCGGCTACACTCTGCCCCTTAACCAACGATTACGAACTGCTCTACAGTTTTCTAGACGAAGTCAATCACCGCCAGATCACCATCGCCGGCACCGCCGTGGGTAGCGCCCTGGCTGTGTGTATCAACCGATTGCGCGAAAGTATATCAAAATCAAAGGTAGTGGTTTTGTTGAGCGACGGCGAAAGTACGGCGGGCAATTTAGACCCTATCACTGCGGCCAAACTGGCCAAAGCCTTTGGCGTACGCGTGTATACGATTACCATTGGCCGGACTGCAGCCAAGCGGGCCCTGCCAGCTTCCGACACCCTTGCTTTAGCTTCTCAACAAACGGCACCGGACGAGGGCACTTTGCAACGCATCGCCAAAATCACCAACGGCAAATTTTATCGTGCTACTGACAATACCACGCTCAAAAACATTTTTGCTCAAATAAATACTCTGGAGCGGGTAAAAGTTAAAAACCGACGCTATCAGGAGGTCAAAGATTTTTATCGCGTGTACCTTGATTGGGCATTGGCTTTTTTTCTGCTGATGATGTTTTTGAAGGTTACCTTTATTGCAAACGTACTCGAAGATTAG
- a CDS encoding TIGR00266 family protein, protein MNSHEIDYKIIGEDIQIVEIELDPNETVIAEAGSMLFMEDGIQFETKMGDGSNATQSLMGKIFQAGSRLLTGESLFMTHFTNRGYGKRKVAFAAPYPGTVMPIDLSRIYGNSLIVQKDGFLCAAMGTKLNIHFNQRLGSGLFGGEGFILQKLQGDGLAFVHAGGVVIERQLNNETLRVDTGCVVAFEPSVNFSVQRSGSLKSMIFGGEGIFLATLQGTGRCWIQSMPISKLVDRLSAHGPQSRKESGSVLGGLGNLFED, encoded by the coding sequence ATGAACTCACACGAAATTGATTACAAAATTATTGGCGAGGACATTCAGATCGTCGAAATCGAACTGGACCCCAACGAAACGGTCATTGCTGAGGCCGGCTCCATGTTGTTTATGGAAGACGGTATTCAGTTTGAAACCAAAATGGGCGACGGTTCAAACGCCACCCAAAGCCTCATGGGCAAGATCTTTCAGGCCGGTTCGCGCTTGTTGACGGGAGAATCGTTGTTTATGACGCATTTTACCAACCGTGGCTATGGCAAGCGTAAAGTCGCTTTTGCGGCACCGTATCCCGGTACGGTGATGCCCATCGACCTATCGAGGATCTACGGCAACTCATTGATCGTGCAAAAAGACGGTTTCCTGTGCGCCGCCATGGGGACAAAGCTGAATATCCATTTCAACCAGCGTCTCGGCAGCGGTTTGTTTGGCGGAGAAGGGTTTATTTTGCAAAAACTTCAGGGCGACGGACTCGCGTTTGTACACGCCGGCGGGGTGGTGATCGAGCGTCAGCTCAACAACGAAACCCTGCGCGTAGATACGGGGTGTGTGGTGGCTTTTGAACCTTCGGTCAATTTCAGCGTGCAGCGTTCGGGCAGTCTGAAATCCATGATCTTTGGCGGAGAAGGTATTTTTCTGGCTACCCTTCAGGGGACAGGCCGCTGTTGGATACAGTCGATGCCCATCTCTAAATTAGTGGATAGACTGTCGGCGCATGGTCCGCAATCTCGCAAAGAAAGCGGCTCGGTGTTGGGCGGCTTGGGTAATTTGTTTGAAGACTAA
- a CDS encoding DUF1501 domain-containing protein — MKLNDELRLAQAQFATRRHFLKQCTSGIGMMALGSILGDCTGDSTKTGTSGPLDLNPLAVRNPHFAPKAKSVIFLHFCGSPSQLELWDYKPELAKLDGKPCPPSFLEGKRFAFIRGVPDMLGSVGNFKQHGQSGAWVSDYFNYFPSVVDEVSFLKAMYTDQFNHAPAQLLMHTGSARLGRPSMGAWSTYGLGSENSNLPGFVVLTSGGKTPDAGKSIWGSGFLPSVYQGVQCRSEGDPVLFLSDPNGLDRDLRRKAIDALTEVNRQQYDEFKDPETLARIAQYEMAFNMQISVPEVMDISKEPAYIHELYGTKPGEASFANNCLLARKLVEKGVRFVQLYDWGWDTHGDGEGTSLEIGLRRKTETIDRSMTALLMDLKQRGLLDETLVVWGTEFGRTPMRENRNGKVMPFKGRDHHTDAFTCWMAGGGIRRGYSHGESDEFGYHGISGRTHIHDLQATIMHQLGFDHEQLTYEFQGRKFRLTDVSGKVIKEVIA; from the coding sequence ATGAAGCTAAACGACGAACTTCGATTGGCGCAGGCGCAGTTTGCAACCCGCCGCCATTTTTTGAAACAATGTACTTCGGGCATTGGCATGATGGCTTTGGGCAGCATTCTGGGCGATTGCACGGGCGATTCCACCAAAACGGGCACATCCGGTCCGCTTGACCTCAACCCGTTGGCAGTGCGTAATCCGCATTTTGCCCCCAAGGCCAAATCGGTGATCTTCCTGCACTTTTGCGGCTCGCCTTCGCAATTGGAATTGTGGGATTATAAACCCGAACTGGCAAAATTGGATGGTAAGCCCTGCCCTCCGTCGTTTTTGGAAGGAAAACGTTTTGCGTTCATTCGCGGCGTGCCGGATATGCTGGGCTCGGTGGGAAATTTCAAACAGCACGGCCAATCGGGCGCGTGGGTTTCCGACTATTTCAACTATTTTCCGTCGGTCGTGGATGAGGTTTCCTTCTTGAAAGCCATGTACACCGATCAGTTCAACCACGCTCCCGCTCAATTGTTGATGCATACCGGCAGCGCCCGTCTCGGACGCCCGAGCATGGGCGCCTGGAGTACGTACGGATTGGGGTCAGAAAACTCCAACCTGCCGGGGTTCGTTGTGCTGACCTCGGGCGGCAAAACCCCCGACGCCGGCAAAAGCATTTGGGGCAGTGGCTTCTTACCCTCGGTCTACCAGGGTGTTCAGTGCCGTTCCGAAGGGGATCCGGTACTGTTTTTAAGCGACCCCAACGGCCTCGACCGCGACCTGCGCCGCAAAGCCATCGACGCACTCACGGAGGTCAACCGTCAACAATACGACGAATTTAAAGACCCCGAAACACTGGCCCGCATTGCACAATACGAGATGGCGTTCAACATGCAGATCTCAGTGCCCGAAGTGATGGACATCAGCAAAGAACCCGCCTACATTCACGAACTTTACGGTACCAAACCCGGCGAAGCCAGTTTTGCCAATAACTGTTTGCTGGCCCGTAAACTGGTCGAAAAAGGCGTACGTTTTGTACAGTTGTACGATTGGGGCTGGGATACCCACGGCGACGGAGAAGGCACTTCCCTGGAGATAGGGCTTCGTCGAAAAACCGAAACCATCGACCGCTCCATGACCGCCCTGTTGATGGATCTGAAACAAAGAGGTTTACTGGACGAAACATTGGTCGTGTGGGGAACGGAATTTGGCAGAACCCCCATGCGCGAAAACCGCAACGGCAAAGTAATGCCTTTCAAGGGCCGCGACCACCATACCGACGCCTTTACATGCTGGATGGCGGGCGGCGGCATTCGTCGGGGTTATTCACACGGCGAAAGTGATGAGTTTGGCTATCACGGCATCAGCGGACGCACGCATATTCACGACCTTCAGGCGACCATCATGCATCAATTAGGCTTTGACCATGAACAACTTACGTATGAATTTCAAGGCCGTAAATTCCGCCTCACCGACGTGAGCGGAAAGGTGATCAAAGAAGTGATCGCTTAA
- a CDS encoding GAF domain-containing protein produces the protein MAETLYIPATADRAELYKSLVPQMEALLEGETDLIANLANVSAALREAFGFFWVGFYLKKDQQLVLGPFQGPIACTRISFDRGVCGACYTRKETIIVPDVEQFPGHIACSSASKSEIVLPVFAPDGSVAMVLDVDSDQLNDFSTADAQGLGEVVKLVERLL, from the coding sequence ATGGCAGAAACCTTATACATTCCCGCAACTGCTGACCGTGCAGAACTATACAAAAGCCTTGTTCCGCAAATGGAAGCACTTCTTGAAGGAGAAACGGATCTAATCGCCAATTTAGCCAATGTTTCGGCAGCTTTGCGTGAAGCATTCGGATTTTTCTGGGTAGGTTTTTACCTCAAAAAAGACCAACAATTGGTGTTGGGGCCTTTTCAGGGGCCTATCGCGTGTACGCGCATATCCTTCGATAGAGGTGTATGCGGGGCGTGCTATACAAGAAAAGAAACGATCATAGTGCCCGATGTCGAACAATTCCCCGGGCATATTGCCTGTAGTTCTGCATCCAAATCGGAGATTGTCTTGCCCGTTTTTGCGCCTGATGGGAGCGTGGCAATGGTGTTGGATGTCGACAGTGACCAACTGAATGATTTCAGCACCGCAGATGCGCAGGGATTGGGAGAAGTTGTCAAATTGGTGGAAAGGCTGCTGTGA
- a CDS encoding DUF2147 domain-containing protein, producing MKKVRLMLLMLFLSLQGMAQGNPDACLGTWLTGSKKGQIQIYKQGNNYFGKIVWLKEPNDPATGKPQTDTKNPDAQKAARPLLGLVNLRDFKYDGDNVWEDGKIYDPETGKEYSCKLKLTNANQLDVRGFVGVSLIGRTDTWVRVK from the coding sequence ATGAAAAAAGTACGCTTAATGTTATTGATGCTGTTTTTATCATTGCAGGGAATGGCGCAGGGAAACCCGGATGCCTGCCTGGGCACGTGGCTGACCGGCTCTAAAAAAGGGCAAATCCAAATCTATAAACAGGGGAATAACTATTTCGGTAAAATTGTGTGGCTCAAAGAACCCAACGACCCCGCCACGGGAAAACCCCAAACCGACACCAAAAACCCTGACGCACAAAAAGCCGCCCGCCCGCTGTTGGGCTTGGTCAACCTGCGCGATTTTAAATATGACGGCGACAATGTCTGGGAAGATGGAAAAATCTACGACCCTGAAACCGGCAAAGAGTACAGTTGTAAACTCAAACTCACCAATGCCAATCAATTGGACGTACGTGGATTCGTCGGCGTTTCGCTCATTGGCCGTACCGATACGTGGGTACGAGTGAAATAA
- a CDS encoding NADP-dependent isocitrate dehydrogenase — MEKIKVANPVVELDGDEMTRIIWRFIKDKLILPYLDVDIKYYDLGVEYRDETNDQVTIDAANAIREYGVGIKCATITPDEDRVKEFNLKQMWKSPNGTIRNILDGTVFREPIVCQNVPRLVTNWDSPIIVGRHAFGDQYRATDFVTKGKGKLTIKFEGEDGSVIEHVVYDYKSDGVAMAMYNTDESIRGFARSCFQVAMQKGWPLYLSTKNTILKKYDGRFKDIFQEIYEAEFKALGVQYEHRLIDDMVASALKWNGNFVWACKNYDGDVQSDTVAQGFGSLGLMTSVLLTPDGKTMEAEAAHGTVTRHYREHQKGRPTSTNPIASIFAWTRGLAFRGKLDGNQPLIDFSEALEQVCVETVESGKMTKDLAVCIHGNKVNHGEHYLYTEEFLDAIDANLKAKLAK; from the coding sequence ATGGAAAAAATAAAAGTCGCAAACCCCGTCGTTGAACTGGACGGCGATGAAATGACCCGTATTATCTGGCGTTTTATTAAAGATAAACTTATCCTTCCTTACTTAGACGTTGATATTAAATACTACGACCTTGGGGTTGAATACCGCGATGAAACCAACGATCAGGTAACCATCGATGCTGCCAATGCCATCAGAGAATACGGCGTAGGTATCAAATGCGCCACCATTACACCCGACGAAGACCGCGTAAAGGAGTTCAATCTGAAGCAAATGTGGAAATCACCCAACGGTACCATCCGTAACATCCTGGACGGTACGGTGTTCCGTGAGCCGATCGTTTGTCAAAACGTTCCGCGTTTGGTGACCAACTGGGACTCTCCCATCATCGTAGGCCGCCACGCGTTTGGTGACCAATACCGCGCGACCGATTTTGTGACCAAAGGAAAAGGGAAACTGACTATAAAGTTTGAAGGCGAAGACGGAAGCGTAATTGAGCACGTTGTATACGACTACAAAAGCGACGGCGTCGCCATGGCAATGTACAACACCGACGAATCCATTCGCGGTTTTGCCCGTTCCTGCTTTCAGGTAGCTATGCAAAAAGGCTGGCCTTTGTACCTTTCTACCAAAAACACCATCCTCAAAAAATACGACGGTCGTTTCAAAGATATATTCCAGGAAATCTACGAAGCCGAATTCAAAGCGTTGGGCGTGCAGTATGAGCACCGCCTCATCGACGACATGGTGGCTTCTGCCCTGAAATGGAACGGAAACTTTGTGTGGGCATGTAAAAACTACGACGGAGACGTACAGTCGGATACCGTAGCGCAGGGTTTTGGTTCATTGGGTCTGATGACTTCCGTATTGTTGACCCCCGATGGCAAAACCATGGAAGCCGAAGCGGCTCACGGCACCGTGACGCGTCACTACCGCGAGCACCAAAAAGGAAGACCCACGTCTACCAACCCCATCGCTTCTATCTTTGCCTGGACACGCGGCTTAGCCTTCCGTGGTAAACTGGATGGCAACCAGCCCCTCATCGACTTCAGCGAAGCCTTGGAGCAGGTATGCGTTGAAACCGTAGAAAGCGGCAAAATGACCAAAGATTTGGCCGTTTGTATCCACGGAAACAAAGTAAACCACGGCGAGCATTACCTCTATACTGAAGAGTTTTTGGATGCTATTGATGCCAATTTGAAAGCAAAATTGGCGAAATAA